The Vibrio tasmaniensis genome has a segment encoding these proteins:
- a CDS encoding conjugal transfer protein TraH: MKRSLSHHLSTVSVHKCVIPLFLISLSSVSHADTNNSLARFFDNSGYNANVSNPTAYQGQSANYYTGGSLFVRNKIVDAQLVSATVPSISAGCSGIDMFMGGFSHISSDQLVKLGKAIIHNAPPFIVNLALQTWAPQLKQNLDNLQAIADKYLNQSVNSCEAAQASIGGLAAFAAPATKKHVCATLGTQNNAFSDWVEAQHECGAGGKAAGQLANAKNDSALKDITQTNHNVVWSAIMNNAFLSADKNLAQFMMSLSGTYVYDANGNPRYYPSLLTDNNNLVNILLEGGKADVYQCRSTDPKACITVTKRNHLSITQTNGIQNQIRKQLESILQKIATDQKLTAKQEGFLELTQTPVLKFFIDDLSANQTPDTNSYSRMIAVELLNQYLVSMLNVASQSLANTNNSHDDIILITRDIDNAKRFTAGLADKAIEALNNRNQLIDSQRKTAQQSTKEISTTTKPAQAYGN; the protein is encoded by the coding sequence ATGAAACGCTCACTTTCCCACCACTTATCCACCGTTTCGGTGCATAAGTGCGTTATTCCTTTGTTTCTCATCAGCTTATCAAGCGTAAGCCACGCCGACACCAATAACTCGCTGGCGCGTTTTTTTGACAACTCAGGGTACAACGCCAATGTCTCAAATCCGACCGCTTACCAAGGGCAGTCGGCAAACTACTACACCGGAGGCAGCTTGTTTGTGCGCAACAAAATTGTCGATGCACAATTGGTCAGCGCCACGGTTCCCTCCATCAGTGCAGGGTGCTCTGGCATTGATATGTTCATGGGCGGGTTTTCACACATCAGCTCAGACCAACTGGTGAAACTGGGCAAAGCCATCATTCATAATGCTCCGCCCTTTATTGTCAATCTAGCCCTGCAAACCTGGGCGCCGCAGCTCAAACAAAACCTCGACAATCTGCAAGCCATTGCCGACAAGTACCTCAACCAGTCGGTGAACTCTTGCGAAGCCGCGCAAGCCTCTATCGGTGGATTGGCCGCCTTTGCTGCCCCTGCCACCAAAAAACACGTCTGCGCGACGCTCGGCACACAAAACAACGCGTTCTCGGATTGGGTTGAAGCGCAACATGAATGTGGCGCAGGAGGCAAAGCCGCCGGTCAGCTTGCGAACGCCAAGAATGATTCTGCACTGAAAGACATCACCCAAACCAATCATAACGTGGTGTGGTCTGCGATTATGAACAACGCTTTTTTGTCAGCCGACAAAAATCTGGCGCAGTTTATGATGAGCTTGTCAGGGACTTACGTGTACGATGCTAACGGTAACCCTCGTTACTACCCTAGCCTTTTGACCGACAACAATAACCTCGTCAACATCTTGCTCGAAGGGGGTAAGGCTGACGTGTATCAGTGCCGCAGTACAGACCCCAAGGCGTGCATTACCGTTACCAAGCGCAATCACTTATCCATCACTCAAACGAACGGCATACAAAACCAGATACGCAAACAACTGGAATCGATACTGCAAAAGATAGCCACCGACCAAAAACTCACGGCCAAGCAAGAGGGGTTTCTGGAGCTGACTCAAACACCGGTACTCAAGTTCTTTATTGACGACTTATCCGCCAATCAAACGCCCGACACCAACAGCTATTCACGAATGATAGCGGTGGAGCTGCTGAATCAATACCTCGTGAGCATGTTAAATGTTGCCAGCCAATCGCTGGCCAACACCAACAACAGCCACGATGACATCATCCTCATCACGCGTGATATCGATAACGCCAAACGCTTTACTGCCGGTCTGGCCGATAAAGCCATTGAAGCGCTCAACAACCGCAATCAACTGATTGACTCGCAAAGAAAGACCGCGCAGCAAAGCACAAAAGAAATCAGCACAACCACCAAACCCGCGCAAGCTTATGGGAACTGA
- the traG gene encoding conjugal transfer mating-pair stabilization protein TraG: MILEYYTYTSGEVVNKAFNALATFFRTNTFGDYLQMCMMLGLVTSLFIFMLSRNPKDLIKWMVVFFAVPLFLINMKADMLIIDKTQPGKAYKVDNVPYLVAVPTYFFSSIMVGMAEGVEAIFTTSDDERYGRTGMLFGSELYQLSRQSKINELSLQKLWRDYFHNCMIGDVRINGKYTWDALFNAPDIFVFLDGIRQSPLRALFLDEGGGRSTYKRCKEAYPIIKQRFNDAANKNMSLLAHQLLGKDADRFKPQVVQSLTRSYDKFFRISTSASSTIKQNMLMNELRYNLDSLDPTQAALNYAYTTNKLQTTSMWASLGLMAREYLPMLHTMMFMLFACLGFFVAGAAVIPGLTMMVLKNYFGTFAFLATWPALFAIINGFQLWGLESLSTDVSGKFGGLVLSNANAADELHSRFAWMTGILMIGVPMIAKGILKGGQEVMSSMNYQLSSMINSTNARASAAASTGNLDFGSMQIDNHSMNNTNTNKFDTNTVANQGHTYTQKADGTVVAQHPDGRTTYDSTQTVSRGNINTNTSAMLQESVANARSHTAQNLEQSSTQLGQSIQAGAALSDRWHDSVGKNLSYGEGSTSGFNTQVSQGMNDMQTAVDNVSKQTGWTKDQSQAYLQSAHGGFEGGVGTGKGKSLFNFNASGGVKWSDDERTAYSNMNSEQKQQLEQATQQYTEGANAVTSAGTQVDNKDTRTAVEQFAHDFAINASNTKSLGASVMQSQSDLNALSDTQTRLESGGGSFTANANDAFQGYLENTAKLEQLDVQRLMTARKPEDIADAKKSWQEFTRTEAFATMAGLDGDTAKIVGKMNQTHQATTPTGQLNLSPEQNSTMAKGWDSTVDTVAETRTAMLHTNETGGLFNQERFDGVTDNVQHQQAQAQQPIKKPEPMIEMTIKPQVEKEIARPERTEYVTSDQAYPAAPRYTQNPNK; encoded by the coding sequence ATGATACTCGAATATTACACTTACACTTCCGGCGAAGTGGTCAACAAAGCCTTTAATGCGCTGGCCACTTTTTTCAGAACCAATACCTTTGGGGATTACTTGCAGATGTGCATGATGCTGGGGCTTGTCACCAGTTTGTTTATCTTCATGCTGTCACGTAACCCCAAAGACCTCATCAAATGGATGGTGGTGTTCTTCGCCGTCCCCTTATTTCTTATCAACATGAAAGCCGACATGCTCATCATTGATAAGACGCAACCGGGTAAGGCTTATAAGGTGGACAACGTCCCTTACCTTGTGGCAGTGCCGACGTACTTTTTCTCATCTATCATGGTGGGGATGGCGGAAGGGGTGGAAGCCATTTTCACCACCTCGGATGATGAGCGATACGGTCGTACGGGGATGCTGTTTGGCTCAGAGCTTTACCAACTCTCAAGACAATCCAAAATCAATGAGTTGTCGCTACAAAAACTCTGGCGAGACTATTTCCATAACTGCATGATTGGGGATGTCAGAATCAATGGAAAATACACATGGGATGCCCTTTTCAACGCCCCTGATATTTTTGTATTCCTCGATGGCATTCGACAAAGCCCACTGCGCGCGTTGTTCCTTGATGAAGGCGGCGGCCGAAGCACCTACAAACGATGTAAAGAGGCTTACCCTATCATCAAGCAGCGCTTTAATGATGCCGCCAATAAAAACATGAGCTTGTTAGCGCATCAACTGCTTGGCAAAGACGCAGACCGCTTTAAGCCGCAAGTGGTGCAGTCACTCACCCGCAGCTACGACAAGTTTTTTAGGATCAGTACCAGCGCGTCCAGCACCATCAAACAAAACATGTTGATGAACGAGCTACGCTACAATCTTGATAGCCTTGACCCGACGCAAGCGGCGCTCAATTACGCTTATACCACCAACAAACTGCAAACCACCTCGATGTGGGCGTCATTAGGCTTAATGGCCAGAGAATACTTACCGATGCTCCATACGATGATGTTCATGCTCTTTGCGTGCTTAGGGTTCTTTGTTGCCGGGGCCGCGGTCATTCCTGGCTTAACCATGATGGTGCTCAAAAACTATTTTGGGACGTTTGCCTTTTTAGCCACATGGCCGGCACTCTTTGCCATCATCAATGGCTTTCAGCTTTGGGGGTTGGAATCCCTGTCAACGGATGTCTCCGGTAAATTCGGCGGTTTGGTGCTCTCCAACGCCAACGCCGCCGATGAACTTCACAGCCGCTTTGCTTGGATGACCGGTATCTTGATGATAGGCGTACCTATGATAGCGAAGGGTATCCTCAAAGGGGGTCAAGAAGTCATGTCGAGCATGAACTACCAACTATCAAGCATGATTAACTCAACCAATGCCAGAGCGAGCGCGGCAGCGTCCACCGGTAATCTGGACTTTGGCAGCATGCAGATTGACAACCACAGCATGAACAACACCAACACCAATAAGTTTGATACCAACACCGTTGCCAACCAAGGCCACACCTACACCCAAAAAGCAGATGGAACGGTGGTCGCGCAACACCCCGATGGGCGCACCACCTACGACAGCACCCAAACGGTCAGCCGCGGCAACATCAACACCAACACGTCGGCCATGCTGCAAGAGAGTGTGGCCAATGCCCGCAGTCACACCGCGCAAAACCTAGAGCAAAGCAGCACCCAACTGGGACAAAGCATTCAGGCAGGCGCAGCGCTGAGTGACCGCTGGCATGACAGTGTGGGTAAAAACCTCAGCTACGGTGAAGGCAGTACCAGTGGCTTTAACACTCAAGTCAGCCAAGGCATGAATGACATGCAGACAGCAGTTGACAACGTCAGCAAACAAACGGGTTGGACGAAAGACCAATCCCAAGCTTACTTGCAAAGTGCCCATGGCGGCTTCGAGGGTGGCGTCGGCACAGGTAAAGGGAAATCGCTATTCAATTTCAACGCCAGTGGCGGCGTGAAATGGTCTGACGATGAACGTACCGCTTACAGCAATATGAACAGTGAGCAAAAGCAGCAGCTTGAGCAAGCCACGCAACAGTATACCGAAGGAGCAAACGCAGTCACCAGTGCCGGTACGCAGGTGGACAACAAAGACACCCGCACCGCTGTGGAGCAATTTGCGCATGACTTTGCGATTAACGCCAGCAACACCAAATCACTTGGCGCTAGCGTGATGCAAAGCCAATCGGACTTGAACGCCCTCTCCGACACCCAAACGCGTTTAGAATCTGGGGGTGGCAGCTTTACTGCGAATGCGAATGACGCCTTCCAAGGTTACTTAGAAAATACAGCAAAATTAGAACAACTAGACGTCCAACGCCTCATGACCGCCCGCAAGCCGGAAGATATTGCCGATGCTAAAAAGTCTTGGCAAGAGTTCACTCGCACGGAAGCGTTTGCAACCATGGCGGGACTTGATGGGGACACAGCAAAAATTGTAGGCAAAATGAACCAAACGCACCAAGCCACCACACCGACAGGGCAGCTTAACCTCTCACCAGAGCAAAATAGCACCATGGCGAAAGGATGGGACAGCACCGTCGATACCGTGGCAGAGACCCGCACGGCGATGCTGCACACCAATGAAACGGGTGGACTGTTTAACCAAGAGCGCTTTGACGGCGTTACCGATAATGTACAACATCAGCAAGCGCAAGCGCAGCAACCCATTAAAAAGCCTGAGCCAATGATAGAAATGACGATTAAGCCACAAGTCGAAAAGGAAATCGCTCGCCCCGAAAGGACGGAATACGTCACTTCGGATCAAGCGTACCCTGCTGCGCCAAGATACACTCAAAACCCAAATAAGTAG
- the traD gene encoding type IV conjugative transfer system coupling protein TraD: MPRPKRASGNHFTRGGQITFHSIRMFFQVNNTLVYAAIWAVIALTGFLTWLRAPDNALWSVFYYWRNHIYASLGHDLNSEVTTFWSGKRYVGTLASQLENTQLINLYDNVIRQTQINFLIALGIAFAILMLAMSFFKRQGEKQSEDFHVRGFQYAEPKVLTNDLKKRAKKLKKQGVGNGRISDFKVDGLALFKREFEVQHMLIDGTTGAGKSVMLRKLLRWIRKRGDKAIIYDKGCTFTSKFFDPSQDTLLNPFDERCANWDVWCDAKEAPDFENIASALIPQHGEGDPFWVDSARTIFSSAAYRMSQDDKPCTTARLLSLILTSELETLGNFLQGTESASLVSKDIKKTAISIKSVLATYIKSLRFLDGLDDKDAKGKPKRKPFSITDWVQDDKQKGFLFLSSNAQQHASLRPLISTWLAIASNAILGLKDDEDRRIWVIMDEMPSLHKLPELDTIIAEVRKFGGCYVIGLQSYAQLVKTYGKNTADVIFDLLNSRFYFRAPSAQMAQISSKDLGEQEVDVSRENISYGANALRDGVSIGHQTVTRPVVSSSEIQAMDDLQCYLRVPGSSFITQLDLHFDKMRNVTPAFIKRNYTPSPAMTKAYQKAIYFECVAPGMLLNEEERNALTEIQAKQFETPEEMKLETDQIQQAQRSETVKALASKEAEKLKSDSDHQERAQQELEESAISQDIEITDAYE; this comes from the coding sequence ATGCCTAGGCCTAAACGCGCGTCCGGCAACCACTTTACCCGTGGTGGACAAATTACTTTTCACTCCATTCGGATGTTCTTCCAAGTCAACAACACCCTAGTCTACGCTGCTATTTGGGCGGTGATTGCCTTAACCGGATTTCTCACTTGGCTACGCGCCCCAGATAACGCCCTTTGGTCGGTGTTTTACTACTGGCGCAACCATATCTATGCCAGCCTAGGGCACGACCTTAACAGTGAAGTCACCACCTTCTGGAGTGGAAAACGCTACGTTGGTACGCTCGCCTCTCAGCTGGAAAACACCCAACTCATCAACCTCTACGATAATGTCATTCGCCAAACACAAATCAACTTCTTGATTGCCCTTGGTATTGCCTTTGCTATTTTGATGCTCGCCATGAGTTTCTTTAAGCGACAAGGTGAAAAGCAAAGTGAAGACTTCCACGTTCGAGGATTCCAATACGCCGAACCCAAAGTGCTCACAAACGATTTGAAAAAGCGGGCAAAGAAACTCAAGAAGCAAGGCGTAGGCAACGGACGGATTTCTGATTTTAAAGTGGATGGGCTGGCCTTGTTTAAGCGTGAGTTTGAAGTTCAGCACATGCTCATTGACGGCACCACAGGGGCTGGTAAATCCGTCATGCTGCGTAAACTGCTGCGATGGATACGTAAACGTGGGGATAAAGCGATTATTTACGATAAAGGCTGCACCTTTACCAGTAAGTTCTTTGACCCTAGCCAAGACACCTTACTCAATCCCTTCGATGAACGCTGCGCCAATTGGGATGTGTGGTGCGATGCAAAAGAAGCCCCTGACTTTGAAAATATCGCCAGCGCCCTTATTCCGCAGCATGGCGAAGGTGACCCATTCTGGGTCGATTCCGCCCGGACTATCTTTTCGAGTGCGGCGTATCGCATGAGCCAAGATGACAAGCCCTGCACGACCGCAAGGCTGCTCAGCTTGATACTCACGTCTGAGCTTGAAACCCTAGGTAATTTCCTGCAAGGCACAGAGTCGGCTTCCCTGGTCTCGAAAGACATCAAAAAGACGGCCATCTCCATTAAGTCAGTACTCGCCACTTACATTAAGAGCCTACGCTTTTTAGATGGATTGGATGACAAAGACGCCAAAGGAAAACCCAAACGTAAACCGTTTTCTATCACCGATTGGGTACAAGACGACAAACAAAAAGGCTTTTTGTTCTTATCGAGTAACGCGCAGCAACACGCCTCTCTACGTCCTTTGATTTCGACTTGGCTTGCCATTGCTTCTAACGCCATCTTGGGACTCAAAGACGATGAAGACCGCCGTATTTGGGTGATTATGGATGAAATGCCAAGTCTGCATAAACTGCCTGAGCTGGACACCATCATTGCCGAAGTGCGTAAGTTTGGGGGATGTTATGTGATTGGCCTCCAGTCTTATGCTCAGCTCGTAAAAACCTACGGTAAAAACACCGCTGACGTCATTTTTGACTTACTCAACTCACGTTTTTACTTTCGCGCCCCCTCCGCGCAAATGGCGCAAATCTCATCAAAAGATTTAGGCGAGCAAGAGGTGGACGTATCTAGAGAGAACATTTCTTACGGTGCAAATGCTTTGCGTGACGGGGTATCGATTGGCCACCAGACGGTAACTCGTCCGGTCGTCTCTAGCAGTGAAATCCAAGCCATGGATGATTTGCAATGTTACCTTCGCGTACCTGGCAGCAGCTTCATCACTCAACTGGATTTGCACTTTGATAAAATGCGAAATGTGACACCGGCTTTTATCAAACGTAATTACACCCCCTCACCCGCCATGACCAAGGCGTATCAAAAAGCGATTTACTTTGAGTGTGTCGCCCCTGGTATGCTCCTCAACGAAGAAGAGCGTAACGCACTCACCGAAATTCAAGCCAAGCAGTTTGAAACGCCGGAAGAGATGAAGCTGGAAACCGACCAAATCCAACAAGCACAACGAAGTGAGACGGTCAAAGCGTTAGCCAGCAAGGAGGCCGAAAAGCTCAAATCAGACAGTGACCATCAAGAGCGCGCGCAGCAAGAGCTTGAAGAGTCGGCGATATCTCAAGATATCGAAATCACGGATGCTTATGAATAA